The following is a genomic window from Bordetella sp. H567.
AGGGCCTGTCCACGCGGAAAGCGTGGACACGTCCCACGCGAACCATCATGGCAGCGGCCGCGCGCCGCGCCACGCGCAAGGGGGAAATCCATGTCCTGCCAGGCCGCTCGGGCCCACACCGTCATGTGGGACCAATTGTTCGAACGCGAAAACGACAGTGCGCTGAGCCTGCAGGAACGGGTGCGGCAGATGCTGGTGTCGGCCATCCTGTCCGGCCACCTGCCGCCAGGCGCGCCCGTGCCTTCCAGCCGGCACCTGGCCGATCAGCTGGCCATTGCGCGCAACACCGTCGTGTTCGCCTACCAGCAGCTGGTCTGCGAAGGCTACCTGGTGTCGCGCGAGCGCAGCGGCCATTTCGTCAGCGGCGACGTGCTGGACGGCAGGCTGGCCGCGCCGGCGCCCCGGCCGGCCACGCCCGCCGCGGAAGGCCAGGACCGCTGGGACAAGCGGCTGCGCTTTCGCCCGTCGGCGCAGCGCAACATCGTCAAGCCGGCGAACTGGCAGAAGATGCCTTATCCCTTCGTCTATGGCCAGTTCGACGCCGGCCTGTTTCCCACGGCGGAATGGCGCGAATGCTGCACGCGCGCGCTTTCCGTGCTCGACATCCGCAGCTGGGCGCCGGATCTCATCACCCACGACGATCCCGCGCTGGTCGAGCAGATCCGCACCCAGGTGCTGCCGCGGCGCGGCGTATGGGCCAGCGCGGACGAAATCGTCATCACCGTGGGCGCCCAGCACGCGCTTTATCTGATCGCCGACCTGCTGGTCCACCACGAGACGGCCGTCGGCATCGAGGATCCGGGCTATCCGGACGCCCGCAACATCTTTGCCAGCCGCACACCCTGCCTGCACGGGCTGCCCGTGGACGAGAACGGCTTGCGCATCACCGCCCGGCTGGCCGAGTGCGACTACATCTTCGTCACGCCCAGCCATCAATGCCCCACGACCGTGACCATGCCCATCGACCGCCGGCAGGCCTTGCTGGACCTGGCCCGCGATGCGGACTGCATGATCATCGAGGACGACTTCGAAAGCGAGAACCGCCACGGCGACGCGCCCATTCCCGCGCTCAAGAGCCTGGACCGCAGCGGCAACGTGATCTACGTCGGCAGCTTGTCCAAGGCCTTCGCGCCGGGCTTGCGCATCGGCTATGTCGTCGCGCCGCGCGAACTGATCGTCGAACTGCGCGCCCTGCGCCGGCTGATGCTGCGGCATCCCTCGGCCTACATCCAGCGTGCGTTTTCGCTGTTCATCGCCCTGGGCCACCATCATGCCTTGCTGCGGCGCCAGTCGCAGGCCTACCAGGAACGGGCGGACAGGCTGAGCCAGGCGCTGCGGCGGCACCTGCCCGACTTCGAAGCCGTGCCGATGACCGGGGGCTCCTCGTGCTGGGTGCGCGGACCGGCGTGGCTGGATACCAACCGGCTCGCCACGGCGGCGGTCGCGCGCGGCGTGGTCATCGAACCCGGCGACGTGTTCTTCAAGGAAGCCGCGGAAATGCCGCTG
Proteins encoded in this region:
- the pdxR gene encoding MocR-like pyridoxine biosynthesis transcription factor PdxR, whose translation is MSCQAARAHTVMWDQLFERENDSALSLQERVRQMLVSAILSGHLPPGAPVPSSRHLADQLAIARNTVVFAYQQLVCEGYLVSRERSGHFVSGDVLDGRLAAPAPRPATPAAEGQDRWDKRLRFRPSAQRNIVKPANWQKMPYPFVYGQFDAGLFPTAEWRECCTRALSVLDIRSWAPDLITHDDPALVEQIRTQVLPRRGVWASADEIVITVGAQHALYLIADLLVHHETAVGIEDPGYPDARNIFASRTPCLHGLPVDENGLRITARLAECDYIFVTPSHQCPTTVTMPIDRRQALLDLARDADCMIIEDDFESENRHGDAPIPALKSLDRSGNVIYVGSLSKAFAPGLRIGYVVAPRELIVELRALRRLMLRHPSAYIQRAFSLFIALGHHHALLRRQSQAYQERADRLSQALRRHLPDFEAVPMTGGSSCWVRGPAWLDTNRLATAAVARGVVIEPGDVFFKEAAEMPLNTIRLGYNSIGPSQIDAGIEMLARVVRELQGQAMGRAVTA